The sequence ATTTTTGAGAAGTAAAGGGCTTGACGGATTTTTTCAATCAATTCAGCCTTATCTCCTTCAAATTTGAATGCAGCTGGTTTTGGAAGAACCTTGCTTGCATGAACACGTTCTTCTTTGTAAGTAGAGATGTAACGAGCAAATACTGACTCAGTAATGAGTGACAATGGCACACCAAGGTCAAGCGCTGATTGACTAGTCCATTTACCAGTTCCTTTGTTTCCTGCAGCATCCAAGATGTAGTCTACGATAGGTCCATCTTGACCTTCATCGTCTTTGCGTCCAAGGATATCAGCAGTGATTTCGATCAAGTAGCTGTCTAATTCACCCTTGTTCCATTCAGTAAAGATTTCAGCCATGTCTTCTGCAGAAAGTCCAAGCAAGTGTTGCATGAGGTCATAGCTTTCTGCGATCAATTGCATATCACCATACTCGATCCCGTTATGGACCATTTTTACGTAGTGACCAGCTCCATCAGGACCGATGTAAGTCACACATGGTTTTCCATCTTCAGGCGCTTTTGCAGAGATTTCTTCAAGGACGTCAGCTACCAAGTCATATGCTTCTTTTTGTCCACCAGGCATGATAGAAGGACCTTCAAGGGCACCTTTTTCACCACCAGATACACCAGTACCGATAAAGTTGATACCAGAGTTCGCCAACTCTTCGTTACGACGGATGGTATCTTTATAGAAAGTATTTCCTCCGTCGATCAAGATATCGCCTTTATCCAAATGTGGAAGAAGGGCTTGGATGGTTGCGTCTGTACCAGGTCCTGCTTGAACCATAAGCATGATACGACGTGGTTTTTCGATTGAGTTTACGAAGCTTTCGATATCATAGCTTGGCACAAAGTTTTTATCAGGATGGCAAGCAATTACATCTTCTGTTTTTTCTTTACTACGGTTATAAATGGCAACTGTGTAGCCACGAGATTCGATATTAAGGGCAAGGTTACGACCCATTACGGCCATACCAACAACACCAAAGTTTGCTTTAGTCATGTGACACTCCTCTTTATAGTTTGCCTTTATTCTACCATTTTTCCTCCTCAAAAGAAAGCAGAAAATAGCTTCCCGCCTTCTCTAAGAGGGAGAAGATCATGCAAGTCATTTGATCTTAAAAACA comes from Streptococcus parasanguinis ATCC 15912 and encodes:
- the gndA gene encoding NADP-dependent phosphogluconate dehydrogenase; the protein is MTKANFGVVGMAVMGRNLALNIESRGYTVAIYNRSKEKTEDVIACHPDKNFVPSYDIESFVNSIEKPRRIMLMVQAGPGTDATIQALLPHLDKGDILIDGGNTFYKDTIRRNEELANSGINFIGTGVSGGEKGALEGPSIMPGGQKEAYDLVADVLEEISAKAPEDGKPCVTYIGPDGAGHYVKMVHNGIEYGDMQLIAESYDLMQHLLGLSAEDMAEIFTEWNKGELDSYLIEITADILGRKDDEGQDGPIVDYILDAAGNKGTGKWTSQSALDLGVPLSLITESVFARYISTYKEERVHASKVLPKPAAFKFEGDKAELIEKIRQALYFSKIISYAQGFAQLRVASKENNWNLPFADIASIWRDGCIIRSRFLQKITDAYNRDADLANLLLDEYFLDVTAKYQQSVRDIVALAVQAGVPVPTFSAAITYFDSYRSADLPANLIQAQRDYFGAHTYQRKDKEGTFHYSWYDEK